In Limanda limanda chromosome 21, fLimLim1.1, whole genome shotgun sequence, a genomic segment contains:
- the scd gene encoding acyl-CoA desaturase, which translates to MTEAEALEKKPLQQRGTSGNSGTTSNVPPEPPREDGVDHTYKESEGPKPPRVIVWRNVVLMTVLHLAAAYGFLLVPSASPLTLLWSVLCFVVSALGVTAGAHRLWSHRSYKASTPLKIFLSLANSMAFQNDIYEWARDHRVHHKYSETDADPHNAVRGFFFSHIGWLMLRKHPDVIEKGRKLELTDLQADKVVMFQRNYYKLSVVLMCFFIPMFVPWYLWGESLWVAYFVPALLRYTLVLNSTWLVNSAAHMWGNRPYDTGINPRENKFVTFSAIGEGYHNYHHTFPYDYATSEFGCKLNLTTCFIDLMCFFGLAKDRKRVSSELILARMQRTGDGSHRSG; encoded by the exons ATGACGGAGGCGGAGGCTTTGGAGAAGAAGCCGCTGCAGCAGAGGGGCACGTCCGGGAACAGCGGTACCACCAGCAACGTCCCCCCGGAGCCCCCCAGGGAAGACGGCGTGGACCACACGTACAAAGAGAGCGAGGGGCCCAAACCCCCCCGGGTCATCGTGTGGAGGAACGTGGTCCTGATGACCGTCCTGCACCTGGCGGCCGCGTACGGCTTCCTGCTCGTCCCCTCAGCATCCCCCCTGACCTTGCTCTGGT CCGTACTTTGTTTTGTAGTAAGTGCTCTGGGAGTTACTGCAGGAGCTCATCGCCTGTGGAGCCACAGATCCTACAAGGCCTCAACCCCCCTAAAGATCTTTCTTAGTTTAGCTAACTCCATGGCATTTCAG AACGATATCTATGAATGGGCCCGGGACCACAGGGTTCACCACAAGTATTCAGAGACGGACGCGGACCCTCACAACGCCGTCCgaggcttcttcttctctcacatCGGCTGGTTGATGCTCCGCAAACACCCGGACGTCATCGAGAAGGGACGCAAGCTGGAGCTCACCGACCTGCAGGCCGACAAAGTCGTTATGTTTCAGAGAAA CTACTACAAGCTGTCGGTGGTGCTCATGTGCTTCTTCATCCCCATGTTCGTGCCCTGGTACCTGTGGGGGGAGTCCCTGTGGGTGGCCTACTTCGTCCCGGCGCTGCTGAGGTACACGCTGGTGCTGAACTCCACCTGGCTCGTGAACAGCGCCGCGCACATGTGGGGGAACAGGCCCTATGACACGGGCATCAACCCCAGGGAAAACAAGTTTGTCACGTTCAGCGCTATAG GCGAAGGATATCACAACTACCACCACACGTTCCCCTATGACTATGCAACCAGCGAATTCGGGTGCAAGCTGAACCTTACCACGTGTTTCATCGACCTCATGTGCTTCTTTGGTCTGGCCAAGGACCGCAAGCGAGTGTCCAGCGAGCTGATCCTGGCGCGGATGCAGCGCACCGGAGACGGGAGCCACCGGAGTGGCTAA